Genomic DNA from Bacillus sp. Marseille-P3661:
AGTACTTACAGGTAGTTTTAAGGAAAGATTGGAAGACATAGTAAAACAAAATGAATCTAATGGTAAAAAAGGGTTAACAAAGACTATTAAAAAAAGTTTTATTGCTAAGGCACAGGACATATTAAAGCAAAAATCGAAATTACCACAAATTGAAAGGATCACTTTATCAGACTTGATTGATTTTTATTTTAGTGAAAATGTTCTAGCGAGCAACGAATATAGTAAGAAGGAGCTTCAACAAATAAGGGATTATCGTAATGCTATCCACACTTTTCAAAAGAGAGTTATAGGATCATGGGAAGATTATAATAATTATTTAAAATATGTTATTATCCTAACAATTGATATATTGTATCGCTTACCCAATATCCCAGATGAGGAACCTATTCCTGAAGGGTATTATCATGAAAAGTCAGAAATTATTATGGAAGAGAATAAGTGGTTTGATTATCGTCTGAGTGTTGATTTTGAGTAAGTAATTAATTAGACTTTAATTCTATAGTTCGAGAACATGAAGAGTTACAAAATTAATATAATCGTAATAGGTACTTTTTTGATACTGAACAATCCATGTAAACTTTATATTATGTAGATAGAGAGCAAATGCTTTGGTATTTTGCTCTCAAACAAGGCCACTCATTAAATTACTAAATTTATCAGATGCCTCTCGTTTCATTTCATTTGTAACATGCAGATATACCTTTCGTGTTACTTCATCATCGTGGTGACCTAAGCGTTCCATAATTTCCTCCAAACCAACGCCAGCTTCTGCTAAAAGAGACGTATGTGTGTGGCGAAGGGAATGTGGAGTAAGACTTGAATTTAATTCAGTCCGTTTTAATATTCGAGCCATTCTGCTTTCAACAAATTTAATTAGGACTGGATAGCCCGGATGACGGTACACATTAGCAAATACATAACCGCTATCATTGTAAGAGACACCTAGATGTTGAATAATTTTTTCTTGTTCTTCTTTGAGTTTCTTTAATGTCTCAATAACTGCAGTATCTACAACAATTTTACGTCTGGATTTTTTTGTTTTTGGAGGAACCAACTGATACTTAACGGTGTTGTTATCCGGGTTATAATATGTTTTTGTAATATATATTGTGCGCTTATCGAAATCTATATCTTTCCACTTTAGAGCAACTAATTCACCAACACGTATACCTGTGTAAGATAATGTAATAAAAATGGCTTCATCCATAAAAAGTCCATTTTCTTTAACTTTTTTTAAGAAAAGTGCAAGCTCTTCTTTTTCAAAGTATAAAGGTATTTCTTCTTCATCGGATTCAATAATGATTTGCTCGTCTTTTATTATATAAGCATTTGTAGTGGGATCTATTTTAAGCATTCTTTTATCAACAGCCATATTAAAAATCATTTTTCCTGTAGTATGAACTCCTTCAATCGTAGTTCTAGCAAAACCTTGATCTTTTAAATCATTCAATGCGGATTGATACATTTCTTCTGTGATTTTTTTTAGTTTTAAATGGGCGAAGTAAGGTAACAACTTTTTGATGCTGTACTGTCTTAGACGAATAGTTCCGGGTTTTGGTCTATTTCTTTCACTATAAAGCGGCAACCACTCATTAACCCAATCTTTGAATAGTATATCTGTTTCTTTAATAAATGTATTTTGGTTTATTTCAGTAATAAGAGCCGCTGCCGCAGCTTCAGCTTCTTGTCTTGTATTAAAACCGCTTCTAGATTCCTGTTTTCTATTACCTGTCTTTGGATCCTTTCCCACATCTATTATAAATGACCACTTCCTTCCACAAGTGCAATTGTTCGGTTTACATTTACAGCCTCTTTTTCTAAAATGACCTTTCATAATTATTGATTAACCTCGCTTTTTTCTTTTAATCTCACAATCCATCGCTTAAAGTCAGATTTTTCCACTCTTTTTGATGTCCCAATTGAGAAGTGGGGTATACCGCCGTGTTCTACTTGTCTTTGAAATAACTCATAAACTCTTCTTCTTGAAATACCAAGAAATTCAGCAATGTGCTGTGCAGTAAGAGTGTCAGGTAGTGATTCCCAAGTTGTATATTTTTTTGTAGTTTGCATTTTATATACCTCCAGATTTATATTTGATTGAAAATAAAGAAACCGCAGATTTACACACCCGTCTTTGAACGGGATATGTAACCTCTGCGGTTTTCGCTTGTTTGGTTACGATATTTCTTTAAGCCTTACATAATATATTTTACTTTTGCATTTTCATATTCGAAGAGCTTTTCTTAAAAAAATAATATTCTATTTTAGTTTAATGTTTCGGTTTATTGACCATAATGGAAATAAAATGTTCGGTAACATAACCATCGAAGAATTCCTCGATGGTCAGCTAACCGAATAAATACTCCCAAAAAGCCTCGATTACAAGGGTTTTTGAGAGTTTGCGTATTTGGAAATCAATTTGAGTACTATACACTTCGGTTTCTTAACCAGTCATATCTTCAAATTTCTCAATTTGTTCGGTTATATGACCAGTTAAATTTTCTAGTAAAACAAACGGAGAGAGCCGATAACTAATTTGGATGTCATTATTTGCTTCAAAGTCAATATTTACTTCATCAAAATACATTAGGAAGAAGACGCGTAACTCACTATCTGTAAAGTTTAAAAAGCTTTGCTGTAACATTTCTTTTAAGAATAATTCAAGGTAATTGTCGTCAAGTAACCTATCGATTTCATCCATTGTCATACTAACATAGGTTATTTCATCTTTTAACTCTTCCTGTGCAACCATGAACGCTTCCTCTAAAAGAGGGGTGTTTGCTATATCAGTTGCTAACATATTTTGGTTATAAAGCGATTTTTCTAGAAGTTGTTTCAGATTGTGTTTTGCATTTTTAAGTTTGTTAGACCAGTTTTTAAGATGCTCTTTAGATGTAATTGCAATGGTAGAAAACTGTGTAGCCCACTTTCTTTGTAAGTCATTTAAAACAGCTTCATGTACAGGTATAATCGGAACTGTTTTTTTACAATCTGGGCATCTATAAATCATATATTTGCCACGTTTGCCCTTTGGAGAATTATCTTTTGCGACTAAATGTGAATTACATTTTTTACATAAGATAATGCCGCGAAGGTAATAAGGGGTACTCATCGTCCCATAATCACTTTTAAATTCACTAATTTGTTTTACAAGATGGAATACTGTTGGACTAACAATAGGTTCGTGAACATTCTTAAATAAATCGATGTCTTTTTCAGCTTTTGGTTTACTATTTTCATAACTAGTTCTAACATTCCAAGCTAAATTTCCAACGTATACTCGGTTGGATAGGACGTAGGCAATTGTACTGCTGTTCCAATGTTTTACCTTTTTAGTCTTGATTTCACATTTATTAAGATATTCAGCAATAGTTTGCTGAGAATGCCCAAAACTAGCTAAATAGAAGATAAGCTCAACAACTTTAGCATCTTCATTTGGAAATAGAACACCATCTTTCATATCATAACCAATTGGTATACGAGATCCGGGACGTTTAGGATAATCTTGATTCAACATATTTACGTGAGCATCTTTAGCACGGATGGACTTAATTTCAGATTCCTCCGCTGCGAACACAAGCTTGGCTTGTGTAATAGGATCATTAGGGTTCCATTCACCATCAGATTGGGTACTAAAAAACTTTGTTTGAGGGAACTGATTTTTAATAGGCGTATATACTTCGTTATAAAAGTCAGTAATACTTCTAGTGATTCTAGATTCTTCATAGAAGCAGATTGCCTCAGCTCCATTTGCAATGTCATCAAGGACCATTTGAATTCCCTTACGTTTTCCCGCATTATTGTGAAAGGCACTTGTTGCTTTGTCTACACGCCATTCTATTATTTCAAGATTTTCTCTTTCAGCTAGAAGTTGAATTTGGCTCTTTTGAATTTCTAATGAATGATTTCCATCTTGTTTTTTGTCAGAGTAGCGTATATATCCAATTGCTTTAATTTTTTTCATGAAACATCTACATCCTTTCTGAATGCTGAAAGGTAGAGAACGATTTGTACATGAGTTTCAAATACAAGAGCCTTATCTACAAGTAATTCAATTAGTTTTTGGAGTTCTTGTTGTGAGATATTATAATTTAGCTGTATTAATTGTTTAACATTTTTTATATCATCACTAAGTTCTTTTAATGCTAAAAGGTCCTGACCTATTGAGTTATGTCTTTCTTTGAGTTCCTTAATTTTATCCAAATATTTTGGGATAAGTGGTTTATTTTTTTTATCAAGCGTGCTTACTGTTAGAGAGGCATCGAGATATTCAGAAACAGCTTTTTTCTGTTCACGCTCTAGCCTTTTATTTTCAGCAATTATTCGCTTTATAATAA
This window encodes:
- a CDS encoding tyrosine-type recombinase/integrase; this encodes MKGHFRKRGCKCKPNNCTCGRKWSFIIDVGKDPKTGNRKQESRSGFNTRQEAEAAAAALITEINQNTFIKETDILFKDWVNEWLPLYSERNRPKPGTIRLRQYSIKKLLPYFAHLKLKKITEEMYQSALNDLKDQGFARTTIEGVHTTGKMIFNMAVDKRMLKIDPTTNAYIIKDEQIIIESDEEEIPLYFEKEELALFLKKVKENGLFMDEAIFITLSYTGIRVGELVALKWKDIDFDKRTIYITKTYYNPDNNTVKYQLVPPKTKKSRRKIVVDTAVIETLKKLKEEQEKIIQHLGVSYNDSGYVFANVYRHPGYPVLIKFVESRMARILKRTELNSSLTPHSLRHTHTSLLAEAGVGLEEIMERLGHHDDEVTRKVYLHVTNEMKREASDKFSNLMSGLV
- a CDS encoding helix-turn-helix domain-containing protein, giving the protein MQTTKKYTTWESLPDTLTAQHIAEFLGISRRRVYELFQRQVEHGGIPHFSIGTSKRVEKSDFKRWIVRLKEKSEVNQ
- a CDS encoding recombinase family protein, whose product is MKKIKAIGYIRYSDKKQDGNHSLEIQKSQIQLLAERENLEIIEWRVDKATSAFHNNAGKRKGIQMVLDDIANGAEAICFYEESRITRSITDFYNEVYTPIKNQFPQTKFFSTQSDGEWNPNDPITQAKLVFAAEESEIKSIRAKDAHVNMLNQDYPKRPGSRIPIGYDMKDGVLFPNEDAKVVELIFYLASFGHSQQTIAEYLNKCEIKTKKVKHWNSSTIAYVLSNRVYVGNLAWNVRTSYENSKPKAEKDIDLFKNVHEPIVSPTVFHLVKQISEFKSDYGTMSTPYYLRGIILCKKCNSHLVAKDNSPKGKRGKYMIYRCPDCKKTVPIIPVHEAVLNDLQRKWATQFSTIAITSKEHLKNWSNKLKNAKHNLKQLLEKSLYNQNMLATDIANTPLLEEAFMVAQEELKDEITYVSMTMDEIDRLLDDNYLELFLKEMLQQSFLNFTDSELRVFFLMYFDEVNIDFEANNDIQISYRLSPFVLLENLTGHITEQIEKFEDMTG